In a genomic window of bacterium:
- a CDS encoding sigma-54-dependent Fis family transcriptional regulator yields MTRADPRLLLVEDNAGLRRGIARALVDRFAVLDEAADADAALERLSDPGVEPYDMVVTDLRMPGAEGAGGMAVLRAARARDEHTAVLLMTAYGTVEDAVEAMRLGAHDFIQKPFELSELEARVERALGHARLASELTSLREERDERMARERIVGTSAALRKAVALAERVAVSKSTVLVTGETGTGKELIAGLVHSASERSEGPFIKVNCAALPETLLESELFGHERGAFTSADRLRIGRFEQADGGTLFLDEIGDLSLVTQAKLLRVLQDQEFQRLGGSQVLRTDVRIVAATNRELPSAIEAGTFREDLFFRLNVIGIDLPPLRERPEDVEALANHFLRELAADVGKTLVGFAADAMAHLKSHPWPGNIRELRNVIERAVLMSDGPRVEASEIGLVRLLGSSKGWRPALPQTGLSLAEIERAVVLEALERSGFIQKEAAGFLGISRRKLNYMIGRMGITHDSWRVHREVD; encoded by the coding sequence GTCCGATCCCGGGGTCGAACCCTATGACATGGTCGTGACCGATCTCCGAATGCCCGGTGCCGAGGGTGCCGGTGGGATGGCCGTCCTGCGCGCTGCTCGAGCACGCGACGAGCATACGGCCGTGCTGCTGATGACCGCCTATGGAACCGTCGAGGATGCCGTCGAGGCCATGCGCCTCGGCGCCCACGATTTCATCCAGAAGCCCTTCGAGCTTTCGGAGCTCGAAGCTCGGGTCGAGCGCGCCCTCGGCCACGCCAGGCTTGCCAGCGAACTGACGAGTCTGCGCGAGGAACGGGACGAGCGCATGGCCCGCGAACGCATCGTGGGCACGAGTGCGGCATTGCGAAAGGCAGTGGCCCTGGCCGAACGCGTGGCGGTTTCCAAGTCGACGGTGCTCGTCACGGGAGAAACCGGTACCGGCAAAGAGCTCATCGCCGGACTCGTCCACTCCGCATCCGAGCGTTCCGAGGGGCCCTTCATCAAGGTGAACTGCGCCGCCCTGCCGGAGACCCTGCTCGAATCAGAACTCTTCGGTCACGAGCGCGGGGCCTTCACTTCCGCGGATCGGCTGCGCATCGGTCGCTTCGAGCAGGCCGATGGCGGCACGCTCTTCCTGGACGAAATCGGTGATCTCTCACTCGTGACCCAGGCCAAGTTGTTGCGTGTGCTGCAGGATCAGGAGTTCCAACGACTCGGTGGCAGTCAGGTCTTGCGCACGGATGTCCGCATCGTGGCCGCGACGAATCGGGAGCTGCCTTCCGCGATCGAGGCCGGGACGTTCCGCGAAGATCTGTTCTTCCGGTTGAACGTGATTGGCATCGACCTGCCTCCCTTGCGCGAGCGGCCGGAGGATGTCGAAGCCCTGGCGAACCACTTCCTCCGGGAGCTCGCGGCCGACGTGGGGAAGACGCTGGTCGGCTTTGCTGCGGATGCCATGGCGCATCTCAAGAGCCATCCGTGGCCCGGCAACATCCGTGAGCTCCGCAACGTGATCGAGCGGGCCGTGCTGATGAGCGATGGGCCGCGGGTCGAGGCGTCGGAAATCGGCCTCGTCCGCCTTCTCGGAAGCAGCAAGGGCTGGCGGCCTGCGCTCCCCCAGACGGGCCTCTCGCTGGCCGAAATCGAACGCGCCGTCGTCCTCGAAGCCCTCGAGCGCAGCGGTTTCATCCAGAAGGAGGCGGCGGGCTTTCTGGGTATCAGCCGCCGCAAGCTCAACTACATGATCGGGCGCATGGGGATCACCCACGATTCGTGGCGGGTCCACCGTGAGGTCGACTAG